The segment TTGAAAATTACCTGTATAGCCTTATCGCCTTTTGTTTTAATTTTAATTTTTTCGCTTCCATCACCAAAATCAGGTGTTACTGAACTGATAACCAGGTTTTCTTCAATAACCTCTATTTTAACCATATAAGAATTTCTCTGCGCTATAATATTTATTCGTTCGCAGCCATCTAATAATTCTTTTCTATTTATTTTTATTTGAAGTTTATGTTCCTGAGGAATTAACAGTTTGTAATCCGGAAATTTTCCTGTAATTAGTCTGGAATAAAGTGAAATATGATCGCATAAAAACAATACTTTGTTCTGGCCAAGTCTTATTACCAACTCCTTTACTTCCAAAATATTAATTATATTTAACGCCTCTTTAATGGTCATAATTGGAATAATGGCTGTAATATTTTCATTGGTTTCAAAGTTTATGTCGTCTTTTGCCAGCCTGTAACCATCTGCGGCAACAAATAATAACTTTTGCTGATCTTTTAATATATCAACCAGTACTCCGTTTAGAATTAATTTTTCTTCCTCATTAGAAGCAGCAAATGATACTCTTCGTACCATGTCTTTAAACATATTAATGTCTAGTTTTATTTCTTTATATTCTTCAATTTTCATATTTTCCGGGAAATCATTAATGTTTGATGTAAATATATTAAATGTGGAATTACCACCCTGGATAATTACTGTATTATTTTCACTTAAATAAATTGTTACTTCACCGGCAGGTAATTTACTAATAATATTAAAAAATGTTTTAGCATGAACCAGTGTTTTTCCTGATTTATTAACAGTAGCCTTTAATTCGCTTATTATATTGGTTTCCAGGTTATTGGATGTAATAATTAGTTTATTTTCCAACGCTTCCAGTTTGAAGCATTTTAAAGCCTCTACTGAAGTTCTTTCATTCACAGCATTAACACAAATAGATAATGCTTTTAATAAATTTTCTTTTCCACAACTGATATTCATTTATAATCCTCCTAGTTTAATATTTTATTATATATAAAAGCTACGAATTACTCATACATACTGTTTATAAGTGGAAAAAATTAAAAATTAGAGACTATTATCATTAAAGTTTATCCACAAACTAAACTCTTTTTCCTCCTTGTTATCCCGTATTTTTATATAACTTTAATTGTTTTTATATTTATTAAGAAATTATTAACAGGATATAAATATAAAAACATAAAAAATTTATTCAACCAAAATAAGCTTAATTTGATTTAAAGCACTTTTTAAATCATGATTCTTTTTGATTTCATTATTTATTTTATCACAAGCATGCATGACAGTAGTATGGTCCCGGTTACCGAAACTTTCTCCAATTTTCGGCAATGAATAATTAGTTAGATCTCTAGCAAGAAACATGGCAACTTGACGAGCGTGAGCTATTTCCTTTGTACGAATTTTTGCGGATAAATATTCAATATCAATATCATAATATTCAGAAACAGTTTTTTTAATTTTTGATAAAGAAATGGGTTTTTTGGCCTTATCTTTAACGATATCTTTAATAACATCCTTGGCTAAATTTATTGTTATTTGCTGATTAACCAGGGAGGCATAAGCAATAATTTTAATTAACGCTCCCTCCAGCTCTCTTACGTTTTCCGGTATCTGAGAGGCGATATAATAAATAACATCTTTTGGAACAACCTGAATGTCTGGTTCAATTTTTTTATAAAGAATTGCTATTCTGGTTTCCAGTTCAGGAGACTGAATATCGGCCGATAAACCCCATTCAAAACGGGAACGCAGACGATCTTCAATAGATGGTATATCTTTAGGAAGACGATCAGAAGTAATTACTATCTGTTTATTCATTTGATGCAGATTATTGAATGTATGAAAAAATTCTTCCTCAGTTTTTTCTTTGCCTGCGATAAAGGGAATATCATCAATTAAAAGAACGTCTACACTTCGATAACGCTCCCTGAAATTCATTATTTTATTATTTTGCAGGGAATGAATCAGATCGTTAGTAAAATCTTCCGCGGTAGTATATAAAACATTTAGCTGCGGATATGTTTCCAAAACCTTATTACCAATAGCATGCATAAGATGTGTTTTTCCTAACCCGACTCCACCATAAACAAACAACGGGTTATAGGCTTTGCCGGGAGCCTTGGAAACAGCAACAGCAGCAGCATGAGGAAAACGATTACACTGGCCTACAACAAAATTATCGAAAGTATACTTTGGATTTAGGGGATTTTTGGTTGTTTGGGGAACATAAGCTTTTTCTTTTATTTGATAAGATACTGCTGGTTGGGCCTGAACTTCCAATTCATCGGCAGTATCAGCGATATTAATGTCGCGATCTATTTCGGTACGAATAAGGTCATTTATGTTTATTTCTAGAATAATATCCATATCCGAATAATCTTTAACTGCTTTTTTTATATAATATTCACTTTTATCCAATACCCATTTTTTCATAAAATTGTTTGGAACACCTAAAATTAAGGTATTATTAAAAAAAGAAATAGGCTTAACCGCTTTTTGAAAAGTTGAATACGAAACTCTACCCAATTTTTCTTGTAAAAAGCAATCGACTACCTGCCAGATTTCTATAACACTTTGTTGCGTGACCATAAGAATTTTTTAACCTTTTCTCTGTGGACAACTCACTGTTGATAACTAATATATCAGACTTTTTATTATTCTTCAACAGGCCAAAGTTACAATTTTGTAAATATTATCCACCGCCAAGAAAGCGAATAATTTCAAGCTTGTCACCATTTTTTAAATAAGTTTTGTCGTAGACAATTTTGTCAAGTATTTTTTTATTTCTTTCAACAACAATTAAATCAATATTTATTTTAAGTTTTAATAAAAGTTCCTGAACAGAACATGTTTCGGATAAAACTTTTTCCTGACCGTTAATGATTATTTTCATTTCCTGTTTTTAACACCCTGAAAATCATAAGACCAATTTTTTAAAGCAGGATCAATTTCATGGAACTCCAGCATTTTCATAATGGTTTTTAAAGATCTGTGATCAGCGATAGAAAATTGTTCTCCGGATGAATTGCCGCCCGAATAACCACCGGGATTAGTTTTTGAGGCGGCACTCATCTGAGTAACGCCCAGTTTTATTAAGTGATCGCGCAGTGAAGACGGTTCTCTGGTAGATAAAGTAATGCCCGCAGACGGAAGGAATAATCTGATTGCCAGAATCATTTGAACCAGGTCCTGGTCTGTGACTTTATTTTTTTTCTTTTTGTTACCGTGAGCATACCGTAACCGGGGAAAGGAAACAGCTATTTCCGAACGCCAGTACTTTTTTTGCAAATATTGTGTATGCAGGCCAAGCATTGCCATTTCGTATCTCCAGTCAAAAAGACCAAGCAAAGCACCAACTCCCATTCTTCTGAATCCTGCAGTCAAAGCCCTGTCAGGACTGTTCAGGCGATACAGATAGTTCTTTTTGCGTCCGGCCAGGTGAACTTTTTTATATGTTGGGGCATGATATGTTTCCTGATAAAGGGTCAAACCTGTTGCACCAGCCTGGATAAACTTTTTATAGGCAGCAATACCAGCAGGATAAATTTCCAAAGAAACCGAAGAAAAAAAATCTCTGGCCAGACAAATCATTTCAGTTAAATATGAAGTATCAACAATATTCGGAGATTCGCCGGTAAGCAGCAGAATATTGTCAAACCCCATTTTTTTTAAATGCTGATATTCTTTAATTGCTTCTTGTTTGGTAAGAGTTTTTCTCTTGATATCGGACATTTTATTAAAACCGCAATAAAGACATTGGTTTTGACATTCATTAGACAGATAGAGAGGTACATAAAGCTGAATTGTTTTTCCAAACCATGTGTTTGTGAGCTGCCTGGCTTTTTGAGCCATTAGAGATAAAAAAGGAACAGCGGCAGGGGAGAGAAGACACAAAAAATCATTATAATCAGGTTTTTCCTTATTTAACATACTTAATATCTGGTTTTCTGATAAAGCTGACGGAATAGAAAAACTTTCTTTATAAAGCATGGAATTTGTTTTCAAGAAATCGTGAAAACTCATAAACTAAGCCAGGATAAAGGACTGGAAGCGGAGGAAGTATCAAGCTCACCGGCAATTCCGGCTTCAAAAGCCTCACGACCTGCAATAACCGCATTTTTAAAGGCCTCAGCCATGAGTATGGAATTGCGCGCAGTAGCAATAGCAGTATTTATCAGGACAGCGTCAGCTCCAAGCTCCATTGCAGCTGCGGCATCGGAAGGTTTACCCAGTCCTGCATCTACAACTACAGGTATCAAAGATTGTTTAATAATAATTTTGATCATGTCTAGAGCGCGCAATCCCTTATTGGACCCGATTGGTGCTGCCAGAGGCATTACGGTTGCAGCTCCGGCATCTTCCAGTTTTTTAGCTAAAACAGGGTCTGGTTGTATATATGGCAAGACAACAAAACCTTCTTTAATAAGCTTTTTTGCGGCCTTTAGGGTTTCTTCTCCGTCAGGAAGCAGATAGTTCGGATCAGGTGTAACCTCGAGCTTAATCCAGTTAGATACTCCGGCTGCCCTGGCCAGCATTGCAAGCCTTATTGCTTCCTGAGCGTTTTGAGCGCCAGAAGTATTGGGAAGTATCAGATAATTTTTCGGTGATAAATGACGCATAATATGGTCTTCAGGATTATCCAGATCCACCCTGCGTAATGCAACAGTGACCATTTCAGTTGCAGATGCTTTAAGTGCTTTAACCATTTGTTCGGGAGAAGAAAATTTTCCCGTTCCGACAAATAATCTCGAAAAAAATTTTTTATCAGCAATTTGTAAGGAAGACTTTTTCATTGCTTAAGTATTGTACATTTTTCAGGCTCTAAATGCAAACCCGGAATAACCCCCGGAGCCTTAAGAAACACAAATTTTGCAGGAGGAAATTCTTTTAACATCTATTTTTCTAAATGAAGAAGTTAATGCATCAAAGGTTAGCAGTTTATTTGTTAACAATTTTCCGGTACCTGTTAAATATTTTATTGCTTCAGTGGCCTGTATAAGCCCGATTATTCCGGGAACCGTAGCCAAAACACCCGTATCAGGTTGAGCTTTGCCGGTTTTTGGTAGTTCTTGGAAAACACACTGATAACAGGCACTTTTACCTGGAATTATTGTCATAGTTTGTCCTGAAAATTCCGCTACACCGGC is part of the Candidatus Margulisiibacteriota bacterium genome and harbors:
- a CDS encoding thiazole synthase: MKKSSLQIADKKFFSRLFVGTGKFSSPEQMVKALKASATEMVTVALRRVDLDNPEDHIMRHLSPKNYLILPNTSGAQNAQEAIRLAMLARAAGVSNWIKLEVTPDPNYLLPDGEETLKAAKKLIKEGFVVLPYIQPDPVLAKKLEDAGAATVMPLAAPIGSNKGLRALDMIKIIIKQSLIPVVVDAGLGKPSDAAAAMELGADAVLINTAIATARNSILMAEAFKNAVIAGREAFEAGIAGELDTSSASSPLSWLSL
- the thiS gene encoding sulfur carrier protein ThiS, producing MKIIINGQEKVLSETCSVQELLLKLKINIDLIVVERNKKILDKIVYDKTYLKNGDKLEIIRFLGGG
- the thiH gene encoding 2-iminoacetate synthase ThiH — encoded protein: MSFHDFLKTNSMLYKESFSIPSALSENQILSMLNKEKPDYNDFLCLLSPAAVPFLSLMAQKARQLTNTWFGKTIQLYVPLYLSNECQNQCLYCGFNKMSDIKRKTLTKQEAIKEYQHLKKMGFDNILLLTGESPNIVDTSYLTEMICLARDFFSSVSLEIYPAGIAAYKKFIQAGATGLTLYQETYHAPTYKKVHLAGRKKNYLYRLNSPDRALTAGFRRMGVGALLGLFDWRYEMAMLGLHTQYLQKKYWRSEIAVSFPRLRYAHGNKKKKNKVTDQDLVQMILAIRLFLPSAGITLSTREPSSLRDHLIKLGVTQMSAASKTNPGGYSGGNSSGEQFSIADHRSLKTIMKMLEFHEIDPALKNWSYDFQGVKNRK
- the dnaN gene encoding DNA polymerase III subunit beta, whose protein sequence is MNISCGKENLLKALSICVNAVNERTSVEALKCFKLEALENKLIITSNNLETNIISELKATVNKSGKTLVHAKTFFNIISKLPAGEVTIYLSENNTVIIQGGNSTFNIFTSNINDFPENMKIEEYKEIKLDINMFKDMVRRVSFAASNEEEKLILNGVLVDILKDQQKLLFVAADGYRLAKDDINFETNENITAIIPIMTIKEALNIINILEVKELVIRLGQNKVLFLCDHISLYSRLITGKFPDYKLLIPQEHKLQIKINRKELLDGCERINIIAQRNSYMVKIEVIEENLVISSVTPDFGDGSEKIKIKTKGDKAIQVIFNVRLMIEVLKNLETDQIFIDIINDEKPIVIKEENNKEYIYIMMPIKVKRD
- the dnaA gene encoding chromosomal replication initiator protein DnaA, which translates into the protein MVTQQSVIEIWQVVDCFLQEKLGRVSYSTFQKAVKPISFFNNTLILGVPNNFMKKWVLDKSEYYIKKAVKDYSDMDIILEININDLIRTEIDRDINIADTADELEVQAQPAVSYQIKEKAYVPQTTKNPLNPKYTFDNFVVGQCNRFPHAAAVAVSKAPGKAYNPLFVYGGVGLGKTHLMHAIGNKVLETYPQLNVLYTTAEDFTNDLIHSLQNNKIMNFRERYRSVDVLLIDDIPFIAGKEKTEEEFFHTFNNLHQMNKQIVITSDRLPKDIPSIEDRLRSRFEWGLSADIQSPELETRIAILYKKIEPDIQVVPKDVIYYIASQIPENVRELEGALIKIIAYASLVNQQITINLAKDVIKDIVKDKAKKPISLSKIKKTVSEYYDIDIEYLSAKIRTKEIAHARQVAMFLARDLTNYSLPKIGESFGNRDHTTVMHACDKINNEIKKNHDLKSALNQIKLILVE